A region from the Mycobacteriales bacterium genome encodes:
- the aroA gene encoding 3-phosphoshikimate 1-carboxyvinyltransferase yields the protein MTTAATDPWPAPRARAPLSSRVSLPGSKSVTNRLLVLAALADGTSMVRRPLRSRDTELMAAALTALGAPVDTSGADWVVTGCAGRPVVPGGHTVVDVGNAGTVARFLPPFAALATGTVGFDGDPRVRERPLGALLAALRELGADLDRVDALPVEVRGRGGLRGGRVTLDASLSSQLVSGLLLSAPAYSSGVELSHVGPPLPSAPHLEMTVEALRAAGARVEVDGDTWRVAPGPLVARDVAVEPDLSTAAAYLAAPLVAGGSVTVTDWPATTTQPGAVLPDLLAQMGGVVSRDGDDLTVSAGSGLHGIEADLRDAGELTPVLTALAALADSPSRFTGVAHLRVQETDRLAALATELNALGADVRELRDGLEVRPRTLTGGVLRSYDDHRLAMAWAVLGLGVDGVLVEDVATTRKTVPDFVGSWTDLLG from the coding sequence GTGACGACCGCCGCGACCGACCCCTGGCCGGCGCCGCGCGCTCGCGCCCCGCTGTCGTCGCGGGTCTCACTGCCGGGTTCCAAGAGCGTCACCAACCGGCTGCTCGTCCTCGCCGCACTCGCCGACGGCACCAGCATGGTGCGCCGCCCCCTGCGTAGCCGCGACACCGAGCTGATGGCGGCGGCGCTCACCGCGCTGGGCGCCCCGGTGGACACGTCCGGCGCGGACTGGGTGGTCACCGGGTGCGCAGGCCGACCCGTCGTCCCCGGCGGGCACACCGTCGTCGACGTCGGCAACGCGGGGACGGTCGCCCGCTTCCTGCCGCCCTTCGCCGCCCTCGCCACGGGCACGGTCGGCTTCGACGGCGACCCCCGGGTGCGCGAGCGCCCGCTCGGTGCGCTGCTCGCCGCCCTCCGCGAGCTCGGTGCCGACCTGGACCGGGTCGATGCGCTGCCCGTGGAGGTCCGCGGCCGCGGTGGGCTGAGGGGTGGGCGCGTCACGCTGGACGCGTCACTGTCGTCGCAGCTGGTGAGCGGGTTGCTGCTGAGCGCCCCGGCGTACTCCTCGGGGGTCGAACTCAGCCACGTCGGTCCGCCGCTGCCGAGCGCTCCCCACCTGGAGATGACCGTGGAGGCGCTGCGCGCCGCCGGCGCCCGGGTGGAGGTCGACGGAGACACCTGGCGGGTCGCGCCTGGGCCGCTGGTCGCCCGCGACGTCGCGGTCGAGCCGGACCTGTCCACCGCTGCGGCCTACCTCGCCGCGCCGCTCGTCGCCGGCGGCTCCGTGACGGTGACGGACTGGCCCGCGACCACGACCCAGCCCGGGGCAGTGCTGCCCGACCTGCTCGCGCAGATGGGCGGCGTCGTGTCACGCGACGGCGACGACCTCACCGTCAGCGCCGGCTCCGGGCTGCACGGGATCGAGGCCGACCTGCGCGACGCCGGCGAGCTGACCCCCGTCCTCACGGCACTCGCGGCACTAGCCGACTCACCGTCGCGCTTCACCGGCGTCGCGCACCTGCGGGTGCAGGAGACCGACCGGCTCGCTGCCCTGGCCACGGAGCTCAACGCGCTCGGCGCCGATGTGCGCGAGCTCCGCGACGGCCTCGAGGTCCGACCACGGACGCTCACCGGTGGGGTGCTGCGCAGCTACGACGACCACCGGCTCGCGATGGCCTGGGCCGTGCTGGGCTTGGGCGTCGACGGCGTGCTCGTGGAGGACGTCGCGACGACCCGCAAGACGGTGCCGGACTTCGTCGGGTCGTGGACGGACCTGCTCGGGTGA
- a CDS encoding sugar transferase, giving the protein MTSLTAAGPVEVVVDQPPVRLRGMRGRLTDRTLLRYGVSPFLVVADVLAWLGSVLLTGAGTGGELVVLALTLTLYASARLYSSRLSLSALDDLPALVGRALAAAALATSFALLLDPTLVDAGLLGTAAVFATLAVTLRAVSYAVVRRFRSRGWVSHPTLVLGAGRIGGQIVRMLLEHREYGLRPVGFLDRDPLLQEAERPVPLLGGHESLASVIVEFGVRDVVVAFGNVPESDMVDIIRTCDRLEAEIFFVPRLFELHTTSRDMDQVWGLPLVRLRRAAFRSPMWRLKRLFDIVASGSALLVLAPVMGAVALGVRLEGGPGILFRQERVGLDGRPFEVLKFRSLKPVDESESATNWNISHDDRLGPVGRFIRATSLDELPQLLNILRGDMTVVGPRPERPHFVQEFTRLFPRYTARHRVPAGLTGWAQVHGLRGDTSIEDRARFDNYYIENWSLWSDIKIILRTVSAVLARKGG; this is encoded by the coding sequence GTGACATCTCTCACCGCCGCCGGTCCGGTCGAGGTCGTCGTGGACCAGCCTCCGGTGCGCCTCAGGGGCATGCGCGGGCGGCTCACCGACCGCACCCTGCTGCGCTACGGCGTCAGTCCGTTCCTCGTCGTGGCCGACGTCCTGGCCTGGCTCGGGTCCGTCCTGCTCACGGGAGCCGGCACCGGCGGTGAGCTCGTCGTCCTCGCCCTGACCCTGACCCTCTACGCCTCCGCGCGGCTCTACTCGAGCCGGCTGTCGCTGTCCGCGCTCGACGACCTCCCCGCGCTGGTGGGGCGGGCCCTCGCTGCCGCTGCCCTCGCCACGTCGTTCGCGCTGCTGCTCGACCCCACGCTCGTCGACGCGGGGCTGCTCGGCACGGCAGCGGTGTTCGCGACGCTGGCGGTGACGTTGCGCGCGGTCTCCTACGCCGTGGTGCGGCGGTTCCGCTCGCGTGGCTGGGTGTCGCACCCGACCCTCGTCCTCGGGGCGGGGCGGATCGGCGGGCAGATCGTCCGGATGCTGCTGGAGCACCGGGAGTACGGCCTGCGTCCCGTGGGCTTCCTGGACCGCGACCCGCTCCTGCAGGAGGCCGAGCGCCCGGTGCCGCTGCTCGGCGGGCACGAGTCGCTGGCGAGCGTCATCGTGGAGTTCGGCGTGCGCGACGTCGTCGTCGCCTTCGGCAACGTCCCCGAGTCCGACATGGTCGACATCATCCGCACCTGCGACCGCCTCGAGGCCGAGATCTTCTTCGTGCCTCGGTTGTTCGAGCTCCACACGACCAGCCGCGACATGGACCAGGTCTGGGGTCTCCCGCTGGTCCGGCTGCGCCGGGCCGCCTTCCGCAGCCCGATGTGGCGGCTCAAGCGGCTCTTCGACATCGTCGCGAGCGGCTCCGCTCTGCTCGTCCTGGCCCCCGTGATGGGGGCCGTGGCGCTCGGCGTGCGGCTCGAGGGCGGGCCCGGCATCCTGTTCCGCCAGGAGCGGGTCGGCCTTGACGGCCGTCCCTTCGAGGTCTTGAAGTTCCGCTCGCTCAAGCCCGTCGACGAGTCCGAATCCGCCACGAACTGGAACATCAGCCACGACGACCGGCTCGGCCCGGTCGGGCGCTTCATCCGCGCGACCAGCCTCGACGAGCTGCCCCAGCTGCTCAACATCCTGCGCGGCGACATGACGGTGGTCGGCCCGCGTCCGGAACGGCCCCACTTCGTGCAGGAGTTCACCCGGTTGTTCCCCCGCTACACGGCGCGCCACCGGGTGCCGGCCGGGCTGACCGGGTGGGCGCAGGTCCACGGGCTCCGGGGCGACACCTCCATCGAGGACCGCGCCCGCTTCGACAACTACTACATCGAGAACTGGTCGCTCTGGAGCGACATCAAGATCATCCTGCGCACGGTGTCGGCCGTGCTGGCGCGCAAGGGCGGCTGA
- a CDS encoding DUF4012 domain-containing protein produces the protein MQSERDQPDPSTRRVVVRRVLLGTGVLLGTSALWTAVALLSVRDDLEQAREVLSEARDAGDVDASRPRLADAEERLDRASSRLRAPGPALIGALPVVGRPVRGIERASTAGLAVVRGTRAALDAADPGGTGLVGEGRVDVDGLRALADVLADAAADSRGPVADLVSQPTRGVPAFIADPLRGAQADLAAVPDTLDRAARSVRALSGVLGGDEPRQLLLVLENNAELRGTGGIVTVFAEAVADDGRVDVGRFRDVKDVADGAGTARRVDAPEDYQQLWGRFLADTTLWKNTNMSPDVPTSSAVLANVADAAIGRRPTAVVWLDVPAIAQVLRATGPAELEDGTVLTADNAVKTLLSDAYRTAPDDLEGQSQRRAQLRGVADAVLDRIVGGGDGSTSASRLGLALAEAARGRHLKLWSAEPDEQADLLAGGLAGEVAADGGDLTSFVVQNFGGGGGEGNKLDYYARRQTTMTVELGRDVAVVRQEVALRSTAPARGLPRYVAGFETPGILNSLVTLALPRDASLLEFSREGRSVNTELLPEGDHTVVTDTTALAPGTTATWVLSYSLPLRDGRYRLTALPQPLAVDGGLFVQVSAYPGLELRSTDPRTDLTTGRLTMSGPFSERVDVELEVVRPGLLSRTLDRARDFWRQPLG, from the coding sequence GTGCAGAGCGAGCGCGACCAACCGGACCCCTCCACGCGGCGGGTCGTCGTGCGCAGGGTGCTGCTCGGCACCGGCGTGCTGCTCGGGACCAGCGCGCTGTGGACGGCGGTGGCGCTGCTGAGCGTGCGCGACGACCTCGAGCAGGCGCGCGAGGTGCTGTCCGAGGCCCGCGACGCGGGGGACGTCGACGCGAGCCGCCCCCGGCTCGCGGACGCAGAGGAGCGGCTGGACCGCGCGTCGTCACGGCTGCGTGCACCCGGACCGGCGCTGATCGGCGCGCTGCCCGTCGTGGGGCGCCCCGTCCGCGGGATCGAGAGGGCCTCGACGGCCGGGCTCGCGGTGGTCCGCGGCACTCGCGCGGCGCTCGACGCGGCGGACCCCGGGGGCACGGGCCTGGTCGGCGAGGGGAGGGTCGACGTCGACGGCCTGCGGGCCCTCGCCGACGTGCTCGCCGACGCGGCCGCCGACAGCCGGGGCCCGGTGGCCGACCTCGTCAGCCAGCCGACCCGTGGCGTGCCGGCATTCATCGCCGACCCGCTGCGCGGCGCCCAGGCCGACCTGGCCGCGGTGCCCGACACCCTCGACCGGGCCGCGAGGTCGGTCCGCGCCCTGTCCGGAGTGCTCGGCGGCGACGAGCCCCGCCAGCTGCTGCTCGTGCTGGAGAACAACGCCGAACTGCGGGGCACCGGCGGCATCGTCACGGTCTTCGCGGAGGCGGTGGCCGACGACGGCCGCGTCGACGTCGGGCGGTTCCGCGATGTGAAGGACGTCGCGGACGGGGCGGGCACGGCGCGTCGTGTCGACGCACCCGAGGACTACCAGCAGCTCTGGGGACGGTTCCTCGCCGACACCACGCTGTGGAAGAACACCAACATGTCGCCCGACGTGCCGACATCGTCGGCAGTGCTGGCCAACGTCGCCGACGCGGCCATCGGGCGTCGCCCGACAGCCGTGGTGTGGCTCGACGTCCCGGCGATCGCCCAGGTGCTGCGCGCCACCGGTCCGGCCGAACTCGAGGACGGCACCGTGCTCACCGCCGACAACGCCGTGAAGACCCTGCTCTCCGACGCCTACCGGACGGCACCCGACGACCTCGAGGGCCAGTCGCAGCGCCGGGCACAGCTGCGCGGCGTCGCTGACGCCGTTCTGGACCGCATCGTCGGCGGCGGCGACGGCAGCACGAGTGCGAGCCGGCTCGGGCTGGCACTCGCCGAGGCGGCCCGCGGCCGCCACCTCAAGCTGTGGTCGGCCGAGCCCGACGAGCAGGCCGACCTGCTCGCGGGGGGCCTCGCCGGCGAGGTCGCCGCCGACGGCGGAGACCTGACGTCGTTCGTCGTGCAGAACTTCGGTGGCGGCGGCGGCGAGGGCAACAAGCTCGACTACTACGCCCGCCGGCAGACCACCATGACCGTCGAGCTCGGCCGCGACGTCGCGGTGGTGCGACAGGAGGTGGCATTGCGCAGCACCGCACCCGCGCGCGGGCTGCCTCGCTACGTCGCCGGCTTCGAGACCCCCGGGATCCTCAACTCGCTGGTCACCCTCGCCCTGCCGCGCGACGCGTCGCTGCTCGAGTTCAGCCGCGAGGGCCGGTCGGTCAACACCGAGCTGCTCCCCGAGGGCGACCACACGGTGGTGACCGACACCACCGCTCTCGCGCCGGGGACGACGGCCACCTGGGTCCTCAGCTACAGCCTCCCCCTGCGCGACGGTCGCTACCGGCTCACAGCCCTCCCGCAGCCGCTCGCGGTCGACGGAGGGCTGTTCGTCCAGGTCTCGGCGTACCCCGGCCTGGAGCTGCGGTCGACCGACCCCCGCACCGACCTCACCACCGGGCGCCTGACGATGTCCGGTCCGTTCTCGGAGCGGGTCGACGTCGAGCTGGAGGTCGTGCGCCCCGGGCTGCTCTCGCGCACCCTCGACCGCGCCCGGGACTTCTGGCGCCAGCCGCTCGGGTAG
- a CDS encoding oligosaccharide flippase family protein, with protein MTTPQDDAAVPEEGSRTVVAARNAAVRGVAELLGKVATLVLMVVAARSLGEEGFGVFSFALALALLLASVPAGGFTTVLVQRASADPASLPLLMARCLALTTLIALPVFGLVGGAAAVARPTREGGIAVGLLMVAVLLELWGDVLRAGAQALQRQAGVSAALVVQRLVTTTVVCVLLALGGGVVSLCTGYLVGSALGLVAFAVAAHRAGVRVDRALPSRGELAELARSSFAIGVDSIVSMALFRLDAVLLGLLAGDRAVGHYSAAYRFLETVLFLTWVVNSAVFPSVSADPEPWRVRRSVDTGLAAIATVYVPFGVLLLLRPEDLLRLLYTEAFVTDGALVLRLLAGAPLAFALGYLCSYALLARERRGRVLAASCVAAGVNIAANLALIPVFGASGAAAATTGSYLLEAVVLVVWLRREVGLQAQQVLRPLLVPVLATVPLAAVLLTGLPLLAAVAVGAVAYAVAWLLLAVRLAPEPVALLRGLLPGRAAEESS; from the coding sequence GTGACCACCCCCCAGGACGACGCGGCCGTCCCCGAGGAGGGGTCCAGGACCGTCGTCGCCGCCCGCAATGCCGCGGTGCGCGGCGTCGCCGAGCTGCTCGGCAAGGTCGCGACGCTCGTGCTCATGGTCGTCGCGGCGCGCAGCCTCGGCGAGGAGGGCTTCGGCGTCTTCTCCTTCGCCCTCGCCCTGGCGCTGCTGCTCGCCTCAGTCCCCGCAGGCGGCTTCACCACCGTGCTCGTCCAGCGGGCGAGTGCCGATCCCGCGTCGCTGCCGCTGCTGATGGCCCGGTGCCTGGCGCTCACGACCCTCATCGCGCTGCCGGTCTTCGGGCTGGTCGGCGGTGCCGCCGCGGTGGCCCGACCGACCCGCGAGGGCGGCATCGCCGTGGGCCTGCTCATGGTGGCCGTGCTGCTCGAGCTGTGGGGCGACGTCCTGCGGGCCGGTGCCCAGGCCCTCCAGCGCCAGGCGGGGGTCTCGGCGGCGCTGGTCGTCCAGCGGCTCGTGACCACGACCGTCGTGTGCGTCCTGCTCGCCCTCGGCGGCGGGGTGGTCTCGCTGTGCACCGGCTACCTGGTCGGCAGCGCGCTGGGCCTGGTGGCCTTCGCCGTCGCCGCCCACCGCGCGGGCGTCCGGGTCGACCGGGCCCTACCGAGCCGCGGCGAGCTCGCCGAGCTGGCCCGGTCGTCGTTCGCCATCGGCGTCGACAGCATCGTGTCCATGGCGCTGTTCCGGCTCGACGCCGTACTGCTGGGTCTGCTCGCCGGCGATCGGGCGGTCGGGCACTACTCGGCGGCGTACCGCTTCCTCGAGACGGTGCTGTTCCTCACCTGGGTCGTCAACAGCGCCGTCTTCCCCTCGGTCTCCGCGGACCCGGAGCCGTGGCGGGTCCGTCGCAGCGTCGACACCGGCCTGGCGGCGATCGCGACCGTCTACGTGCCCTTCGGTGTCCTCCTGCTGCTGCGGCCCGAGGACCTGCTCCGGCTGCTCTACACGGAGGCCTTCGTCACCGACGGCGCGCTGGTCCTGCGGCTGCTCGCGGGGGCGCCGTTGGCCTTCGCCCTGGGCTACCTGTGTTCCTACGCCCTGCTCGCCCGCGAGCGCCGCGGGCGGGTGCTGGCTGCGAGCTGCGTTGCAGCGGGCGTGAACATCGCCGCCAACCTCGCCCTGATCCCGGTGTTCGGGGCGTCCGGCGCGGCGGCGGCCACCACCGGTTCCTACCTGCTGGAGGCGGTCGTGCTCGTCGTCTGGCTGCGGCGCGAGGTGGGGCTGCAGGCGCAGCAGGTGCTGCGACCGCTGCTGGTGCCCGTGCTGGCCACGGTCCCGCTCGCCGCGGTCCTGCTCACCGGCCTGCCGCTGCTCGCCGCGGTCGCCGTCGGCGCGGTGGCGTACGCCGTGGCCTGGCTGCTGCTCGCCGTACGCCTCGCTCCCGAACCGGTGGCGCTGCTGCGCGGCCTGCTGCCGGGGCGGGCAGCCGAGGAGTCGTCGTGA
- a CDS encoding glycosyltransferase, which yields MTRRLRVLVVVPSAVLGGAEGWLLKVLAATDRLEPEVLLLQDGPLRAALEARGVPVELLPVGNRPVDLVTATAGVGRVLRRVRPDVVLANGVKAAVVTAPACLQVGSPLVWAKHDHSYDRIAPLLGRLCTRVVAAVEELGEPVGRDDVVVVPPPRPDQPPLDRAAARAELAGHGLVLDDRPTAVVLGRLVPYKGVDDAVRAVALPGGEGWRLVVVGDDDPSAPGTGTDLRRLASDLGLSDRVAFVDAVPSAARLLAAFDALLVLTKPTDDRRSPSKEGFGTTAFEAMLAGVPVIGVEGGAVVRRLAGRAGAGVRPGAPDEVASALARLADPAARRVAGAAGRELVAGHPSAAQVADLLVQVLAQAAGRPGAGLSSGPAMTVVTPVLDEADGIAALLALVVPQLGPDDRVLVVDGGSTDGTAQRVASWPDDRVSVLVAPGTNIPAARNAALPHVTTPWVAATDVGCEPVPGWLDALRAAAADGEPELVTGVYRVLSRGPFDAAMAAAGYPDPDEVRRPTWLVRGYGALLGRAFDPSLPTNRSNAVPVAVARAVGGYDETLAAGEDVSFGQAVVRRGGMAVLTADAEVAWHQRPTVAATARMYRSYGRGDGLSGERTLVARDLARAVAYVAGPLLLVTGRRARAGALVGAAAYLSLPLVRAVRGPDPVRTAALVPAAAALKDVAKALGCLEGLRARRRGGLNRATEPAEVS from the coding sequence GTGACCCGGCGGCTGCGGGTGCTCGTCGTCGTCCCGTCGGCGGTGCTGGGCGGGGCCGAGGGCTGGCTGCTGAAGGTCCTCGCCGCCACCGACCGGCTCGAGCCGGAGGTCCTGCTCCTGCAGGACGGCCCGCTGCGCGCCGCGCTCGAGGCCCGTGGCGTCCCGGTCGAGCTGCTCCCCGTCGGCAACCGGCCCGTCGACCTGGTCACGGCGACGGCCGGGGTCGGTCGCGTGCTGCGGCGCGTCCGCCCCGACGTGGTGCTCGCCAACGGCGTGAAGGCTGCGGTCGTGACCGCTCCCGCGTGCCTGCAGGTCGGGTCCCCCCTGGTGTGGGCCAAGCACGACCACTCCTACGACCGCATCGCACCGCTGCTCGGGCGCCTGTGCACCCGGGTGGTCGCAGCGGTCGAGGAGCTCGGCGAGCCGGTGGGTCGCGACGACGTCGTCGTCGTCCCGCCGCCACGACCCGACCAGCCACCCCTCGACCGCGCTGCTGCCCGCGCCGAGCTGGCCGGCCACGGCCTCGTGCTCGACGACCGCCCCACTGCGGTCGTGCTCGGCCGCCTGGTGCCCTACAAGGGCGTCGACGACGCCGTACGCGCCGTGGCTCTCCCCGGCGGCGAGGGCTGGCGCCTCGTCGTCGTCGGTGACGACGACCCGAGCGCCCCCGGCACCGGGACGGACCTGCGACGGCTGGCCTCCGACCTGGGGCTGTCCGACCGGGTCGCCTTCGTCGACGCGGTGCCCTCGGCGGCCCGCCTTCTCGCGGCGTTCGACGCGCTGCTGGTCCTCACCAAGCCGACCGACGACCGCCGCTCGCCGTCGAAGGAGGGCTTCGGCACCACCGCGTTCGAGGCGATGCTCGCCGGGGTGCCCGTCATCGGCGTCGAGGGCGGGGCCGTCGTCCGACGGCTTGCCGGGCGGGCCGGTGCCGGAGTGCGGCCGGGCGCGCCCGATGAGGTCGCCTCCGCCCTCGCGCGCCTCGCCGACCCGGCCGCCCGACGGGTCGCGGGAGCGGCCGGTCGCGAGCTCGTCGCCGGGCACCCCAGTGCGGCGCAGGTCGCCGACCTGCTCGTGCAGGTGCTCGCCCAGGCCGCCGGTCGGCCCGGTGCGGGCCTGTCCAGCGGTCCGGCGATGACGGTCGTGACCCCCGTGCTCGACGAGGCCGACGGCATCGCGGCGCTGCTCGCGCTCGTGGTCCCGCAGCTCGGGCCCGACGACCGGGTGCTGGTCGTCGACGGCGGTTCGACCGACGGGACGGCGCAGCGGGTCGCCTCCTGGCCCGACGACCGGGTCAGCGTCCTCGTCGCCCCGGGGACCAACATCCCGGCGGCCCGCAACGCCGCGCTGCCGCACGTCACGACGCCGTGGGTCGCCGCCACCGACGTGGGTTGCGAGCCGGTGCCCGGGTGGCTCGACGCGCTCCGGGCCGCCGCGGCCGACGGCGAGCCCGAGCTCGTCACCGGCGTCTACCGCGTCCTGTCGCGCGGTCCCTTCGACGCCGCCATGGCCGCCGCGGGCTACCCCGACCCTGACGAGGTCCGCCGGCCCACCTGGCTGGTCCGCGGCTACGGAGCGCTGCTCGGTCGCGCCTTCGACCCGTCGCTGCCCACCAACCGCTCCAACGCGGTGCCGGTGGCCGTCGCGCGCGCCGTCGGGGGCTACGACGAGACGCTCGCCGCAGGCGAGGACGTCAGCTTCGGGCAGGCGGTCGTGCGCCGCGGTGGGATGGCCGTCCTCACCGCCGACGCCGAGGTCGCCTGGCACCAGCGACCGACGGTCGCGGCCACCGCCCGGATGTACCGCTCCTACGGCCGCGGAGACGGGCTGTCCGGGGAGCGCACCCTCGTCGCGCGCGACCTCGCTCGGGCAGTCGCCTACGTCGCCGGTCCGCTGCTCCTGGTGACCGGGCGGCGCGCTCGGGCGGGCGCCCTCGTCGGCGCGGCGGCGTACCTCTCCCTGCCTCTGGTGCGGGCTGTGCGGGGGCCTGACCCGGTGCGGACGGCCGCGCTGGTCCCCGCCGCCGCGGCGCTCAAGGACGTCGCGAAGGCCCTCGGGTGCCTGGAGGGGCTGCGGGCCCGTCGGCGCGGCGGGCTCAACCGGGCTACCGAACCGGCCGAGGTCTCCTAG
- a CDS encoding polysaccharide biosynthesis tyrosine autokinase translates to MAKKDQPGLVLWARKWLILAGVVLFTVTAYVVVKQQTPIYEASAKMAVTFPERPDSGGASFDQLQANQALARTLVDLIGSRPVAEFVIAREKLDIDAADAVDKMTFDQITETLLIELTAEDADPAFARDLANAWADSFEVYAGSRLSGLSPGSAVLVAERAVQPEEPARPRPLLTVAIALLVSLVLASAASLLHARFDTRLDVDDLADDFGLPLLATLPRKGRTKVAGERFDEAVRVLRTNLQFVSDRPLRSLSVTSTGEGEGKSTVTASLAWSSALMSLTKGEVLVVDADLRRPMLLERLKVVPQGSRGLSSWLQRQSSYEACTQQTDLESLAVMPPGPLPTNPSTLLGYATSQEKIKALSDRANLVLFDTPPVSAGADAQLVAAAVDGVILVVDLAKVRRRELESTIESLRRVRANVVGIVVNRLAGDDRSTSAYGYAPSAADRPVTEAPRRTIRSLRSS, encoded by the coding sequence GTGGCGAAGAAGGACCAGCCGGGACTCGTGCTGTGGGCGCGCAAGTGGCTGATCCTGGCCGGGGTGGTGCTCTTCACGGTCACCGCCTACGTCGTCGTGAAGCAGCAGACCCCGATCTACGAGGCCAGCGCGAAGATGGCCGTGACGTTCCCCGAGCGTCCCGACAGCGGTGGGGCGAGCTTCGACCAGCTGCAGGCCAACCAGGCCCTCGCGCGCACCCTCGTGGACCTCATCGGCAGCCGCCCTGTCGCGGAGTTCGTCATCGCGCGCGAGAAGCTCGACATCGATGCCGCCGACGCCGTCGACAAGATGACCTTCGACCAGATCACCGAGACGCTGCTCATCGAGCTGACCGCCGAGGACGCCGACCCTGCCTTCGCGCGCGACCTCGCCAACGCCTGGGCCGACTCCTTCGAGGTCTACGCCGGGAGTCGGCTGTCGGGGCTCAGCCCGGGTTCGGCCGTCCTCGTCGCCGAGCGCGCCGTTCAGCCCGAGGAGCCGGCCCGCCCGAGGCCGCTGCTGACCGTCGCGATCGCGCTGCTGGTGTCGCTCGTGCTCGCGAGTGCCGCGTCCCTGCTGCACGCGCGCTTCGATACCCGCCTCGACGTCGACGACCTGGCCGACGACTTCGGCCTGCCGCTGCTCGCGACCCTCCCTCGCAAGGGCCGGACCAAGGTGGCGGGCGAGCGCTTCGACGAGGCCGTCAGGGTGCTGCGCACCAACCTGCAGTTCGTCTCCGACCGGCCGTTGAGGAGCCTGTCGGTGACCAGCACCGGTGAGGGCGAGGGCAAGTCGACCGTCACCGCGTCGTTGGCCTGGTCGTCCGCGCTGATGTCGCTCACCAAGGGCGAGGTGCTGGTCGTCGACGCCGACTTGCGGCGCCCGATGCTGCTCGAGCGCCTGAAGGTCGTGCCGCAGGGCAGCCGCGGCCTGTCGAGCTGGCTGCAGCGGCAGTCGTCCTACGAGGCGTGCACGCAGCAGACCGACCTCGAGTCGCTCGCCGTCATGCCCCCCGGCCCGCTGCCCACGAACCCCTCCACGCTGCTCGGCTACGCCACGAGCCAGGAGAAGATCAAGGCGCTGTCCGACCGCGCCAACCTGGTGCTCTTCGACACCCCACCCGTGTCGGCGGGTGCCGACGCCCAGCTCGTCGCCGCGGCCGTCGACGGCGTGATCCTGGTCGTGGACCTCGCGAAGGTGCGGCGTCGGGAGCTCGAGAGCACGATCGAGTCCCTGCGCCGGGTGCGCGCCAACGTCGTCGGCATCGTCGTCAACCGGCTCGCCGGCGACGACCGGTCGACCTCCGCCTACGGCTACGCCCCCTCGGCGGCGGACCGTCCGGTGACGGAGGCCCCGCGGCGCACCATCAGGTCGTTGCGCTCGTCCTGA